The Bubalus bubalis isolate 160015118507 breed Murrah chromosome 16, NDDB_SH_1, whole genome shotgun sequence genome window below encodes:
- the TIMM10B gene encoding mitochondrial import inner membrane translocase subunit Tim10 B, whose protein sequence is MEQQQQQQQQQQLRNLRDFLLVYNRMTELCFQRCVPSLHHRALDAEEEACLHSCAGKLIHSNHRLMAAYVQLMPALVQRRMADYEAASAVPHAAAEQLETSPSGSSPSANLGKGGAG, encoded by the exons atggagcagcagcagcagcagcagcagcagcagcaattgagAAAC CTGCGGGACTTCCTTTTGGTCTACAATCGGATGACGGAACTCTGCTTCCAGCGCTGCGTGCCCAGCCTGCACCACCGAGCTCTGGATGCTGAGGAG GAGGCATGTCTGCACAGCTGTGCCGGGAAGCTGATCCATTCTAATCACCGCCTCATGGCCGCTTACGTGCAGCTCATGCCTGCCCTGGTACAGCGCCGCATGGCAGACTACGAGGCTGCCTCAGCTGtgccacatgctgctgctgaaCAACTGGAAACCTCACCATCAGGCAGCTCGCCATCCGCAAACCTCGGGAAAGGAGGCGCTGGATGA
- the ARFIP2 gene encoding arfaptin-2, with protein MTDGILGKAATMEIPIHGNGEAGQLPEDDGLEQDLQQVMVSGPNLNETSIVSGGYGGSGDGLIPTGSGRHPSHSATPAGPGDEVARGIAGEKFDIVKKWGINTYKCTKQLLSERFGRGSRTVDLELELQIELLRETKRKYESVLQLGRALTAHLYSLLQTQHALGDAFADLSQKSPELQEEFGYNAETQKLLCKNGETLLGAVNFFVSSINTLVTKTMEDTLMTVKQYEAARLEYDAYRTDLEELSLGPRDAGTRGRLESAQATFQAHRDKYEKLRGDVAIKLKFLEENKIKVMHKQLLLFHNAVSAYFAGNQKQLEQTLQQFNIKLRPPGAEKPSWLEEQ; from the exons ATGACGGACGGGATCCTAGGGAAGGCAGCCACAATGGAGATCCCCATCCATGGGAACGGTGAAGCTGGGCAGCTTCCTGAGGATGATGGGCTGGAGCAG GACCTCCAGCAGGTGATGGTGTCAGGACCCAACCTCAATGAAACCAGCATTGTGTCTGGTGGCTATGGGGGCTCTGGTGATGGACTCATCCCCACAG GGTCTGGCCGCCATCCATCTCACAGTGCTACTCCTGCTGGCCCTGGAGATGAGGTGGCTCGGGGCATCGCTGGAGAGAAGTTCGACATTGTCAAGAAATGGGGCATCAATACATATAAG TGCACAAAGCAGCTGTTATCAGAACGATTTGGCCGAGGCTCCCGGACTGTGGACCTGGAGCTGGAGCTGCAGATTGAGCTGCTGCGTGAGACGAAGCGCAAGTATGAGAGTGTCCTGCAGCTGGGCCGGGCACTGACAGCCCACCTCTACAGCCTGCTGCAGACCCAGCATGCACTGGGGGACGCCTTTGCTGACCTCAGCCAGAAGTCCCCAGAGCTCCAG gagGAATTTGGCTACAATGCAGAGACTCAGAAGCTGCTGTGCAAGAACGGAGAGACATTGCTAGGGGCTGTGAACTTCTTTGTCTCTAGCATCAACACATTGGTAACCAAGACCATGGAAGACACTCTCATGACTGTCAAACAGTATGAGGCTGCCAG gctggaATATGATGCCTACCGGACAGACTTAGAGGAGCTGAGCCTAGGCCCCCGGGATGCAGGGACGCGTGGTCGACTCGAGAGTGCCCAGGCCACTTTCCAGGCCCATCGGGACAAATATGAGAAGCTGCGGGGAGATGTGGCCATCAAGCTCAAGTTCCTGGAAGAAAACAAG ATCAAGGTGATGCACAAGCAGCTGCTGCTCTTCCACAATGCCGTGTCCGCCTACTTTGCTGGGAACCAGAAACAACTGGAGCAGACCCTGCAGCAGTTCAACATCAAGCTGCGGCCTCCAGGAGCTGAGAAGCCCTCCTGGCTAGAAGAGCAGTGA